Proteins encoded together in one Jaculus jaculus isolate mJacJac1 chromosome 7, mJacJac1.mat.Y.cur, whole genome shotgun sequence window:
- the Ankrd9 gene encoding ankyrin repeat domain-containing protein 9, with protein MPWDARPGGAEGGPEGAGAARLRVQKQCRKSSFAFYQAVRDLLPVWLLEDMRASEAFHWDERGRAAAYSPSEALLYALVHDHQAYAHYLLATFPRRALAPPSAGFRCCAAPGPHVALAVRYNRVGILRRILRTVRDFPADERTRLLDRRGCSRVEGGGTSLHMACELARPECLFLLLGHGASPGLRDGGGLTPLELLLRQLGRDASSVSAAVEDSSSAAATATAATTLGEPRQRRLLLLDLLALYTPAGATGPARRELLGDRLRWQRLLGEDKFQWLAGLAPPSLFARAMQVLVTTISPGRFPEALDELPLPPFLQPLDLTGKG; from the coding sequence ATGCCCTGGGACGCGCGGCCCGGGGGCGCGGAAGGCGGGCCCGAGGGCGCCGGTGCCGCCCGCCTGCGGGTGCAGAAGCAGTGCCGGAAGTCGTCCTTCGCCTTCTACCAAGCCGTGCGTGACCTGCTGCCCGTGTGGCTGCTCGAGGACATGCGTGCCAGCGAGGCCTTCCACTGGGACGAGCGCGGGCGCGCCGCCGCCTACTCGCCGTCCGAGGCGCTGCTCTACGCGCTGGTGCACGACCACCAGGCCTACGCGCACTACCTGCTGGCCACCTTCCCGCGCCGCGCGCTCGCCCCGCCCAGCGCCGGCTTCCGCTGCTGCGCCGCGCCGGGCCCGCACGTGGCGCTGGCCGTGCGCTACAACCGCGTGGGCATCCTGCGACGCATCCTGCGCACGGTGCGCGACTTCCCGGCCGACGAGCGGACGCGCCTGCTGGACCGGCGAGGCTGCAGCCGCGTGGAGGGCGGCGGCACCTCGCTGCACATGGCCTGTGAGTTGGCGCGTCCCGAGTGCCTCTTCCTGCTGCTCGGCCACGGCGCCTCACCGGGCCTGCGCGACGGCGGCGGCCTCACGCCGCTGGAGCTGCTGCTACGCCAGCTGGGCCGCGACGCCAGCTCCGTCTCCGCCGCCGTGGAGGACTCCTCCTCTGctgccgccaccgccaccgccgccaCCACTCTTGGGGAACCCCGCCAGCGCCGCCTGCTGCTCCTCGACCTGCTGGCGCTGTACACCCCCGCAGGCGCCACAGGCCCGGCTCGCCGTGAGCTGCTGGGAGACCGGCTACGTTGGCAGCGGCTGCTGGGTGAGGACAAGTTCCAGTGGTTAGCGGGCTTGGCTCCACCTTCCCTCTTTGCGAGAGCCATGCAGGTGCTGGTCACCACCATCTCACCTGGCCGCTTCCCCGAGGCTCTGGACGAGCTCCCTCTGCCACCCTTCCTGCAGCCCTTGGACCTCACGGGCAAGGGCTAG